The Kogia breviceps isolate mKogBre1 chromosome 2, mKogBre1 haplotype 1, whole genome shotgun sequence genome segment AAACTGCCTCATTCTCTGCAGCCTTGAAACAACTATTCTGCTTTGCTTTGGCTAGTCTTTTTAATCTGGGGGAAAAACAAGAATGGCAGTCAAATCACCCACAGGGAGGAGCAACTGGGGGAAAGGATACAAGTGAAAACTTTCTGAGTGTTCCTTTGTCCAGAGGTTGACCAAACGGGAGCTCCTGGGGAGCACCTGGCCATCTATCAAGTCAGCAcattcttctggaggctctgaacTTTGGCCCTGCTCTGAATCGACACTTTGTCCATTAAAAACTCATTTGGAATTTGAGGAGGCAGAATGCTGGCTCGTGTAAAAGGGTCATGGAGTGCAATCCAAGGTGTACTTCAGGAGCTGGCCAGttccacagacacagagaggacTCATTAataaacgtgtgtgtgtgagtatgggGGAATATTTACTGAAATATTATAGGCAGTCCTGGAAAACGGGGTGGAAAACCATACTGCTTTTCCCtacaccaggggtccccaacccccaggccacggactggtactgTGGGCGAGTGAGAGAAGCTTCATCtctatttacagccgctccccatcactcgcattaccgcctgagctccacctcctgtcagatcagctgcagcattagattctcacaggAGTGTGAAacctactgtgaactgtgcacatgagggatctaggttgcgagctccctatgagaatctaatgcctgatgatctgaggtagagctgaggcagtgatgctagcactggagagcggctgcaaatacagattatcatcaggagagaggtctgactgcacagagaccataataaatcaactgcttgcagacgcatatcaaaaccctatcggTGAGTAGCaaatgaaaacaagctcagggctcccactgattctgcattatgactgagttgtataattatttcattacatattacagtgtaataataatagaaataaagtgcacaataaatgtaatgcacttgaatcatccccaaaccatcccccatccccccagtGCATGGAAAACCAGTCTCCCACAAAattggtccctggtgccaaaaaggttggggactgctgccctACACCACAAAAATGACGTTCTTCTTGTAAGAAGCATGTCTGTTTCTTGAGGGTGATGGAAATGGGAGCTATtaaattgttttgtttctctctgtgtgtgttatCCCTAGTCCAACAAAGCCCAGGTTCAAGGAGTCCTCTTTGGGATTTACCATTCCCTGATTTTGGATTCTTcctcaccccccaacccccacctagATTAGATTTGGTTTTGGTTTAGAACTCAGGGTTTTCAGAACAATTCAATAATTCAATAAGCCTTGGTGAGGGGAGTGGTGGGAACCTTAGAGACATATGACTGAATATTAGTTATAAGTGAAGCATCAACGTTTTTTCAACCCAGAGCAGACTGACATTCGAATCCCAGGGCTACCCTCTTGGTCCCTAATACCAGAATTCTCTTACCAACTGCATGCTTCCTGTCATGATTGTTCAAGTTGTTCAAATTGTTTACTTCTATTTTGGAGTCTTCAATTAAGGTGCCGGGGCTGGTGACTCCTGGGATATTGGGCAGATGGCAGGGCGGGGTCTGAGCCATGGGAGAGTTGCGACGATCCAACAGAAATTTTCGATCATAAATGATTCGAGTTCCTGGAAAACAGGGTTTAAAGAAGACAGAAGTTTTGTATCctgtttcaaatataattttaggACAAGGAAAGTAGAAATTTACCTTCACTTTCCTCGctttgaaaaataagaacttagtaataattcaaaaaggcaggacttccctggtggcgcactggttaagaatctgcctgccaatgcaggggacacaggttcgatcccaggtccaggaagatcccacatgccatggagcaactaagcccgtgcgccacaactactgagcctacacgctgcaactactgaagcctgcttacTCTAGGacttgtgtgccacaaccactgagcccacgtgccactactgaagcctgcacacctagagcccgtgctctgcaacaagagaagccaccaaaatgagaagtgcacgcaccacaacgaagagtagcccctgctcgccacaactagagaaaagcccgcatgcagcaaagaagacccaatgcagccaaagaaaacaaacaaaaaggtagCTGAAATTATGAGGAATGAATCATTCTGGAGAGCAAACTTAgttcaatttttgaaaaatgaataatttgaacTATTCTGGATAGAAATTTTtctaatacagatttttaaactttttaccaCCTTAAACAGAAAACCAACCCTTTCTTGATGAATCCAGTTGATTATTATGAAACTCATTTATTATACTATGTTGTGACCTAGGAAGTCTTAGGGCCTATTCAGTTGGTGCTCTGTATTTTCCTTACACTGAATAGGATTCAGATAGCCAGGTTGTGCTTATGGCCCTCCCCACCATGGTTTCCTTGTCTCCTGCCTCACTGTTTGGCTATGAACTATCTATTTTCCATGTCTTAGTTTGGTTGCCCTAACAAATACCACATTTTGGGTGTCTtacacagaaatgtatttccttaCAGTTCTTTCTCATTGTGTCCTcccaagggggagagggaagcaagctctctggtgtctcttttggGACACTAATCTTATTGTGAGAGCCCCACCCTCAGGACTTCATCTAAATCTAATTACCCCCAAGGCCCTATCtctaaatatcatcacattgtgGGGGTCAGtgcttcaatatatgaatgggGGGAGCACAATTCAGTCTACAGTACACCCTTTACACCCATTCTAACTTGATACATCTAATCTGTTGGGTTTGGAAATTGGTGATCTGCTTATTTTAACACTATGTAAAATAAGAGCAAGTAGGCTGGAAAGGAGCCTGATGGTTTTCCAATGAACAAAGGGAAGCAGCTTTAGTGGATGGATTTTGTTGTGTCACCCCCACTTTTGTCCATGGCTAGGTTTCAGAAGGGTGAGATTTCACTGTGAGATGTTCTTACTAATATTCACGTTGCAAGTCGGAACAAGATTATTCTCACTTCTGTAGTACACTAAGCTTGGAAACTGAGATGAGGTGGTGAAAAAAAAGCACAGGGTAAAAGCAAGCTTTctatttctaaattatatattAGCAACAACATAAACATTAAAGAATTATAATTGAACCAAGTAGGAAAATAAGTAGTAGAAAGTCTACCTAAATGTCTCAGATATAAGAGAAACTTTGAAGAATTCCTATGACTTTGCAGaggcaataaaatacattttttacttctttggGATATAATTCATGTACAATTCACTCAAAGTGTGTAATtcaatagtttttagtatattcatagaattgtgcaatcatcaccacaatctttttttttttttttggctgcgccatgaggctttcaggatcttagtttcccgaccaggaactgaacctgggccacagcagtgaaagcgctgggtcctaaccactggacccccagggaattcccaccacaAACTATTTTAGAACACTGTCATCATCCCCAAGATAACCCATATACATTTAGCAGTCCCTCCCCACATTCTGCCAACCTCTCCagcctaggcaaccactgatctgttttctgtcctatagatttgcctatttctagacatttcataaaaTACAATCATGCAATATATGTCCGTTTATGACTGCTTCTTTCACTTGCAGgtttttaagattcattcatgtttagCATTTatcagtacagttgacccttgaacaatgcaagtTTGAACTGTTTTTCAACAGGAAGTACTGCAGTACTATACGGTCagtgttggttgaatccatggaggCAGGGGGCCAACTACAGGTTACACTTGGATtaacccccacattgttcaaggatcaactgtacttaatttctttgtattgccaaacaatattccattgtatgtataaataacattttatcaattaaccagttgatggacatctgggttgtttccactttgaataatgctgctataaacattcacatagggagttccctggtggtgcagcggttaagaatccgcctgccaatgcaggggacacgggttcaagccctggttggggaagaccccacatgccatggagcaattaagcccatgcgccacaactactgagccacgcgcctagagcccgtgctccacaacgagaagccaccgcaatgagaagcccgtgcactgcaacgaagagtagcccccactcgccgcaactagagaaagcccgtacgcagcaatgaagacccaatgcagccaaaaattaattaattaaaaaaaaatcaattggccGTAattgtgagggtttatttctggacttccactgatctatgtgtacCCTTACGGCAGTAATACACTGTCCTGATTTCTAACAACTTCTGAAATCAGGAACTGtgagtcttctttttctttatcaagattgcctGGGCTATTTTAGGTCTCTTAAAGTTCCATATATGAATTTTAGCGTCAGCCTGTCAACTTCTACAAagaagccagctgggattttgatggggattgtgCTGAATATATAGATAAATTTGGGGAGTAGTGTCATCTtaatattgtcttccaatccatgaacatggattgTCTATTTATATAGgtcttctttctttcaacaatgttatCTAGTTTCCACAGtatatgttttgtgttttttgttaaatttatacctatgtattgttatttttatgctattataaatggaattattttatttcatttttggattgtttattgaaagtatatagaaacacaattggTTTTTGTATACCAATCTTGTTTCTTTCAGCCttactaaactcacttattagttttaatagtttaGTGGATTTTTAAGATACATTTGGTTTCAAATGCACACAAAGTAAACAATTCAGAAGAGAAGACACCCTGAACAACTAGGATCTTAACTGATGCTGTTAATGTTCTTAAATATGGCCAGGGAAAATATGGGTACAAAACCATGGTATTTTAAGTGTTTGAATTTTAGATCACTGCAAGCTGAAAAAATTAACTGTAGCAGATACATAGCAAAAAAAGGGAATCAACATGTGACTAAGGATTCTGTGGTGTAACTGAAAAGCATTTGACattcaaaaaaccaaaactattaaaagaaaaacattaagacCTGACTGTGAATAAAATGCCAGGGGAAAAAaccctttatatttctttttagataTTGTGTTTACTGTGAAATTATATGAATTCCAAGACAATTAAAAACCTAATATTCAGGGTCTCTTATACATGTGCATAGACACATTTTCTGAAGCAAGAACTTCCAATAATTCAAATTTCAACTGCCGGCCACATTTATGTCAGCTCAATTCAACATCAACCAATGCATCCACAACTAACTAGAGAAGAGTTAACCATAAATTCCtaaagaaggttaaaaaaatccATAGCTTGTGTATAACACAATATTAAAATGGAGCGTGATTTTAATAAATTGATGGagtgttaaaaaaagaatctacttGACATTGACAGTGGACTTTTTCTTTCCAGTGAatgttctatttccttttctatgaaaATCATCATACTCCTTGGTTTTATATTGAAAAGTTACAAAATTCATAGTATCATATATGCTATTTATTGATTTTCAATGTTTACAATCAAACCATAATAAAAGTGAATTATCGTAGTTAAGGAAGAGTATAGATCTTGATATtgtaaaaaataatggaaaggcAGACCTACCAGGGAAGTAGAGGCAGGACAGGTAGATAGTATAATCTCATATGGTGTAGAGTTAAAACTATCAGATTGAAACACAAGAGGTTTAACTGTAGTATTTAGAGTTTTAAAGGTAACTACCCAGAAGAACCCAAAACGATAAAACAATCTACAAAAATTGGTAaatggagagaggagggaaaatgAGAGGTATAGAAAGTAATGAAAGTGTCCTATATGCCTCATTTTCATAATAGGGAGTCAACAGTATCATTCAATGTTAAGAAATCAAGAAATTGTGGTATACGTATATTATTTACAGTAACAGTGGTGTAACCAATAAAATCACTATAAACAGAAACTGTTAAAAGCAGCAGTCTCTTGGCATTTTTGCATTTTATGTActtctgttcaatttttctttttctatttttttttaaaacttgcatACATTACTTTAGTCTTCATGTTTGGATTTCAAAACAAATAGGAATCTTTAGATCTAGGTTAACATTAAATATCTATAAACGTTCTTCATCCCTTGGTGACCTCTTTTCCGGATAAATCTAATACCCTGACCCAGCACTTTCTAAATGCTGACATTACTaggaaaacatgagagtaaaaCTGAGTCCCTTTGATGGAgaacagagaggaggaaaaaaaagcctCTATCTTTTGATCTAAAAACTAGTGATTTTCAAATGGCAGGGAACCAGAGGGTGAACAAATAAGGCCCAAAATTGTGCTTGTGACGATGGTTAGTATACAAACAAGGTCATTCAAGCCTAAGGGCCTCTTTAAAGACCAAGTAGCTTAGTTTAAATGATAATTAATCCATATATTAAGCTATATACACCCAAGAAATTATATAACCTGAAATAAAACCACCTAGACGAAGTCCACTGTAACATGGTTAACTGACAGGGTAGTAGTTACTATACGTCTGCAGGGTCCTGACCATTACTAAGGATGCTTCCAGAATTAGAATTAAGCATCTGCTCATGCAAACAGAcacttcagaaaaagaaacagtaagtaacttgcccaaattgAATAGCTTGAATAGCTGGTGACAAAACCCTCCAAGAAGGCTGAGATGAACCTACACCCTCCTAACATCCTAGGCAAGAAGGGAGAGTGTAGGGTCAAATAGGGCTTACCGCAGGGGACTTTAGCCATCAAAGAGGAAAATCTTTCTCAGAAAAGCATTAGTGCACTTCCCACTTACAATCCTTAGGCCACAACTGAGTCAGATGCCCGCCAGCCCAGACACTGGGGAAGCCATAGAGTAGTCAGGGTGCATCTTCTGGGGCTTGGCACactaccactttaaaaaaatgagggaaTCTAGGGTAGCATGGAAAAAGAGTGAACGGCTGTTGGGCTGGAAAACAATAGTCAGTCACATCACGTCTGTATTTAATATTTACCTAAATTTAAATCCTCATCTTCCATAGTAGGAAATTGTTAATATCTAAAACTGAGAAATAGCATTAAATCATGTTATTCAGAAATCCAGAGGTAAATGCTAGAAGAAATGGCTGAAAAGAGTTTAAAATGGTTTCTCTGGGTAGTAGACCTGGAGATGAGATGGGGCATGAGAATGTTGCTTTTTGTTATTAGCCTAATACTATAtgacttttaaactttattttcatagctacaaaaaataaatgtaaaagaaaaataaaagggtgaTTGCATGAATACTGAAGGCATTTTGCTAAGTCAaacaagtcagtcacaaaagacaaatattttatgaccCCACGAATACGAGGTACCTGgactagtcaaattcatagagacagaacgTAGAACGATGGTTGCCAGTGGCTGGAGGTGGGCAggtaatggggagttattgttttttttttttttttttttgctgtacgcgggcctctcactgttgtggcctctcctgctgcggagcacaggctccggatgcgcaggctcagcggccatggctcacaagcccagccgctccgcagcatgtgggatcttcccggaccggggcacgaacccgcgtcccctgcatcggcaggcggactcccaaccactgcgccaccagggaagcccgggagttattgtttaatgggtatgaagtttcagtttgggaagatgaaaaaagtcctagagatggatggtggtgatggttacgcaacaatgtgaatgtacttaatcaTGGAACGGTACagcaaaaatggttaaaatggtcaattttatgttatgtatattttacaataagaaatatatatgatttcagacttctagcctccagaaatgtaacagaataaatttgttgtttaaaGAACCCCTCAccaccaaatttttttaaagaccaagagaaagggttaaaaaaaaaaagcaaaccccaTTATAAGGAATCAGGGGAAAAAATGActcaaaaagtatttgcaaatataaatacatacataacagACCGACAAGCCATGAGGAAGAAGGTCTCCCTCAAAtctagaaattaaaacaacatcaacaacaaagCACTTGGCAAGTAACCTCAGTATTCCATTAGAAATTCTTAACATTCTCCATCTATGCCTCATGTGAGGGCCCACCAAGAGATCAGAAACAGATACAAGATGAACAAGCAGCAAGTGTTTCCAATACACTCAGAAAGGTAGTCTGCCgctttccctctttcctcccaAGCCCCTGTCTCCCTCAATAAGAAGGGAAAAGTGAAAATACAGAAAGGACTTACAAAAAgtggttttctttgcttctttattaTTCCAGCTTAAGAGGGTGATTAACAAGGCCTGTGTTTGATTGACTGTGTTAGAGAACATTCTTCAATGAACTACAGTTTTAAACATCTGTTCTTCATGGAGGCTCTGGATGAAAGGACAGACTCCTAAAAGCTCTATTCCAGATAACCCAGAGGAGGCTAAAAGCTGCCTAACCCAGTATCCTCCAGGGAATTGATGGTGGCCAAACCACATTTACTGTGTACAACCATCAAATCCCTAAAGTGCTAATAAAACcaagagagggggcttccctggtggcgcagtggttgagagtccgcctgccgatgcaggggacgcggtttgtgccctggtccaggaagatcccacatgccgcggagtggctgggcccatgagccatggccgctgggcctgcgagtccagagcctgtgctccgcaacgggagaggccacagcagtgagaggcccgcgtaccacaaaaaaacaaaaaaaaaaaaaacaaaaaaaaaaccccccaaaaaaaccaagaGAGGGACAATTTTTACATCAAAAAAGGCACAATTGGAGCCGGAGGATATTGTAACTTAGTATGGCTAAATAATTATGGCAAATGGAAGACATCCAAGGTTTGTGAAAAGCCAATCCTTATGGTCCTTTGActaactccaataaagatttccAAGATATTAATGCCAAAGGATGGCTCCCTGCTCAATCACGTAGGACACTGCCACAGTAGAACACAAACCTAGGCTGAAAGGGAAGTTGATAATGACTATCTTCCTATGGAGAAGTTCCAGTGCTAGAAGAGGCTTTAGACAGCATCTGGCGGAAgcctgtcattttacagatggagaaactagcATCCAAAGAAAGATCACACAGTGACACAGGAGCCAGGAGACCGACACAAATAAGCAAGGTACTCTAAGCAAATCTGGCCCTCTTGAGTCTTGGTTGCAAAGTGATCTGAAACAAATGACCTTTTTAGTTAGTACCAGATCCAAAGTGGTATACAAACCACAAACTAATCTCAAATAAATGCCGACTGATTTTAAGTCTATCAAAATGAAGCACATCAAATACGTCCACGTCAGTTCAGGCTTGAACATTCATCTTGAAATAAATTTTCTCAAGAAATGCCTGGCTCTGATTCCAGGAAAATGCTGGTTGGATCTGCCAGACTGTTGACTGTATCCTGGATCAATTCTTTGGATTAGATTTCACAGATGTTGTGGTTCAGCCTCTGTAATGCTAATAATTAATGAAGGCTCGCTCACTGCTTTGGTATGCGGAAAGCACTCAGATTCAAGCCTGGCTTTCCCACTTCTTGTTTTCCTCCCAAGTTCACTCCTCTtgagcacttaaaaaaataaaaataaaaacaatgcatacatatatcaatGTTTTCTACTTTTACTTATATTGAGGAACTCATCAATAAAGTTCATAAGAGGCAAAGAAGCCTACTGGAGATCACTGGTCTAGGTCACTTATTTTTCAGTGCTGCTTCTTCATAATGGTTCTAAGAACTTATGAGACCAGAGAGCGGTTTCATTTCAATGTAAAAGCAGCCCAGCTCTAACATAAACATTCTCTGGTAATGAGATGAGCACCTTTCTCAAACACAAAGAATTAATTATGACATCTTAAAATGAA includes the following:
- the EIF4EBP2 gene encoding eukaryotic translation initiation factor 4E-binding protein 2; this encodes MSSSAGSGHQPSQSRAIPTRTVPISDAAQLPHDYCTTPGGTLFSTTPGGTRIIYDRKFLLDRRNSPMAQTPPCHLPNIPGVTSPGTLIEDSKIEVNNLNNLNNHDRKHAVGDDAQFEMDI